In the Vespa crabro chromosome 10, iyVesCrab1.2, whole genome shotgun sequence genome, one interval contains:
- the LOC124427711 gene encoding zinc finger-containing ubiquitin peptidase 1-like isoform X2, with the protein MATNKPPEMNYTCEICGSEGLNDEEMRSHMVLYHLQGAANCPFCDLDEISPAEMLVHVNSAHLDYLTPSTPENDMLAFIDDDSTMEDHRHDECRGPSPSMSLRPPYLQNGWAGSHSSRMQQQQLQQQQNSKTRKLDAPAASPNVNNNNNNNDNSNANSVLEGSAGHGSPLRSGLNLQLRSHASPKLAVQECPMCPYSSDSPLRLEEHINRQHFDLTSPSFPPSSPPTKDGVFNCPLCVTSFPNSSDLELHVNIEHKDILSPANGTALQSDLATIGSDTPPCPVCLSTSFKNNDDLTLHIEEHFNKKNTPSPITPDLSTDRMLAKDMERREKEVRKLREQREFEMLRAQYGMDNQGNFREQSVTNMQRAVLAGEMTVADFYERQTGLTVAESSGIDDSSSCTRGLVPKIRAVSQTCSNVVNTWMCSTVDHYASTYGDKGWGCGYRNMQMLISSLLQHTGYNELVYKAWSSGLDSGSTTDNPLRSSMPSISRLQKMIEWAWAQGFDIQGAEQLGGKLMNTRKWIGATEVVTLLSSLRIKCQLVDFHRPTSVDGGHPEMFNWVLQYFQRYDDFKPPLYLQHQGHSRTIMGVERLRDGSITMLVLDPSHSPSQMAQFNSTSSAPGAMRLVRKSTAAMKARQYQVVAVTGIMDTEEQYQIGESCWSK; encoded by the exons ATGGCTACGAACAAACCACCGGAGATGAATTACACGTGCGAGATCTGTGGATCGGAAGGTCTCAACGACGAAGAAATGAGATCTCACATGGTTCTTTATCATCTACAAGGAGCTGCCAATTGTCCATTCTGTGATCTCGACGAAATCTCACCGGCGGAAATGTTAGTTCACGTGAATAGCGCTCATTTGGATTACTTAACACCAAG taCTCCAGAAAACGATATGCTGGCCTTTATCGATGATGACTCTACAATGGAGGATCATAGACATGACGAATGCCGTGGTCCTTCTCCGTCTATGTCTCTTAGGCCACCGTATCTTCAAAATGGTTGGGCTGGCTCTCACAGTTCTCGTATgcagcaacaacaattacagcaACAACAGAATTCTAAAACCCGTAAACTAGATGCACCAGCTGCCAGTCCCAatgtaaacaataacaataacaacaacgacaacagcAATGCTAATAGCG TATTGGAAGGTTCGGCAGGCCATGGATCTCCATTGCGCTCTGGCCTAAATCTTCAATTACGCTCACATGCTTCTCCTAAATTAGCTGTTCAGGAATGTCCAATGTGTCCATATAGTTCAGACAGTCCATTAAGACTGGAAGAACATATCAATCGACAACATTTTGATCTCACTTCTCCATCTTTTCCACCTTCGTCACCTCCAACTAAAGATGGAGTCTTCAACTGCCCTTTATGTGTAACATCGTTTCCTAATTCCTCTGATCTTGAATTACATGTTAATATTGAACACAAAGATATACTCAG tcCTGCAAATGGAACAGCATTACAATCTGATCTGGCTACTATTGGTAGTGATACACCTCCCTGTCCAGTTTGTCTCAGTAcatcgtttaaaaataatgacgaccTAACGTTACACATCGAAGaacattttaacaaaaaaaatactcCATCTCCCATAACACCAGATCTTTCAACAGATAGAATGTTGGCAAAAGATATGGAAAGgcgagaaaaagaagttaGAAAATTACGTGAACAACGTGAATTTGAAATGTTGCGAGCACAATATGGAATGGACAATCAGGGTAATTTCAGAGAGCAAAGTGTAACTAATATGCAACGTGCCGTCCTTGCGGGCGAAATGACGGTAGCAGATTTTTATGAAAGACAAACAGGGTTAACGGTTGCTGAAAGCAGTGGTATCGATGATAGCAGTTCTTGTACACGTG GGCTGGTTCCCAAGATAAGAGCTGTTAGTCAAACATGCAGTAATGTAGTAAATACATGGATGTGTTCTACAGTGGATCATTATGCTTCTACTTACGGAGACAAAGGCTGGGGCTGTGGTTATAGGAATATGCAAATGTTGATTTCATCTCTTTTACAGCATACTGGATACAATGAGTTAGTGTACAAAGCTTGGAGTTCTGGCCTTGATAGTGGAAGTACCACTGACAATCCTTTGCGTAGTTCTATGCCCTCCATATCTAGGCTCCAGAAAATGATAGAATGGGCTTGGGCTCAAGGTTTTGATATTCAAGGTGCTGAGCAACTTGGTGGAAAACTTATGAACACTAGGAAATGGATTGGTGCTACGGAAGTCGTAACTTTGTTATCCAGTTTAAGAATAAA ATGTCAGCTAGTAGACTTCCATAGACCCACCAGTGTTGATGGAGGACATCCTGAAATGTTTAATTGGGTGTTACAATATTTCCAGAGATATGACGATTTTAAACCACCACTTTATTTGCAACATCAAG gcCATAGCAGAACAATAATGGGTGTAGAACGATTAAGAGATGGTTCTATAACTATGTTAGTATTAGATCCAAGTCATAGTCCATCACAAATGGCACAATTTAATAGTACGAGCAGTGCACCTGGTGCAATGCGACTTGTACGTAAATCAACTGCTGCGATGAAAGCTAGACAGTATCAAGTAGTTGCTGTAACTGGAATTATGGATACAGAAGAACAGTACCAA ATAGGTGAGAGTTGCTGGTCCAAATGA
- the LOC124427467 gene encoding MOXD1 homolog 1, producing the protein MEKMLILRLIVIFGVCSSIECDLLDLYVQHMDETMRTLAYRKTHNSKNHSSRLKRSLQDEPLLRVQSMFKKQRLDVDEEYWKQRNKELIPYGEDGLDFPNDREENMDPSQYELMKNSTENNISLNTEETTTVMTMADENNDASVEIESMINGSRINDNGTKENIELDESNDSLEELQPNLDELKENVEFIKDWKFVEKKIENDEKPDHIEIINEEEEQEEQEQEQEQEIEKVLSASTVFSETTYKKAPKPWSRVPKKYFPGFDKVPKESYIGKGYYMPSNEDADVIRSKRSTKERKFPRYERLDEDGNVILEWDPTDEETITFRITARTLGYVGIGFNEKSHMKGADILLAWVDDHTRAVNLLDSHGIEESNAAPVTDTSQDVHVLEGFQNETHTSVTFIRNWQTCDPQDHRLTGDTVRVLWALHQSDPELNTAIWHGDKRGGRALRLRTPSPHAPPQEMQDIRHWDVKLNQFTVSDTMDTVYWCKIFKAPSLTKKHHMIGYTPLVEKANEDLVHHVIVYECASTSPILGQHARIAGAPCYSPTMPREWESCLQPVLAWARGSRGEWLPDHVGIPIAEHQEGSYYMLEVHYNNPGLKKVIDSSGVRIHLTPKLRAQEAGILVAGVAVSPLHLVPPRQKEYATAGYCTPHCTNTMFPEDGVNVVSVVLHSHLAGRRLSLKHIRKGKELPRIVQDNHFDFDYQQSHTLEKEVKILPGDELVAECVYRTLDRTRPTLGGYAASQEMCLAFVVHYPRTPLAACYSMTPVKDLFKTLAVYSFKGVTMDHLEKLFLTTGADPVSLPFTARQQLPVYPATRPSEQIDEDIIREAESALKAMRDYSEERESDNVFARLIIEEPEEFRGRTLAEHILALPWTEELLARSIEKSLYHGRHMTFCRKRDDKLALPANIQTFPNFTALPEQNETVCSELRIATSDSSNISSNFFITLITVISIRTFVF; encoded by the exons atggagaaaatGTTGATACTCCGATTAATCGTGATATTTGGTGTATGCTCATCGATTGAGTGCGATTTGTTGGATTTATACGTCCAACACATGGACGAGACAATGAGGACGCTGGCGTATAGGAAGACGCATAATTCTAAGAATCATTCGAGCAGGTTAAAACGTAGTCTACAAGATGAGCCACTGTTGAGAGTTCAGAGTATGTTCAAAAAACAACGTTTGGATGTCGACGAGGAATATTGGAAGCAAAGGAACAAGGAACTTATACCGTACGGAGAAGACGGGCTCGATTTTCCGAatgatagagaagaaaatatggATCCCAGTCAATACGAGTTAATGAAAAACTcaacagaaaataatatttcgttgaACACCGAAGAAACAACAACGGTTATGACTATGGCCGACGAAAATAATGACGCTTCTGTCGAAATAGAATCCATGATAAATGGATCGCGAATTAATGATAACGGcactaaagaaaatatagaattgGACGAGTCGAACGATAGTCTTGAAGAGTTGCAACCAAATTTAGATGAATTAAAGGAAAACGTcgaatttattaaagattgGAAAtttgtagagaaaaaaatagaaaacgacGAGAAACCTGATCATATCGAAATCattaacgaagaagaagaacaagaggagcaagaacaagaacaagaacaagaaattgaaaaagttttGTCGGCTTCCACAGTTTTCAGTGAGACCACCTATAAGAAAGCTCCGAAGCCATGGAGTCGCGTgccaaagaaatattttccggGCTTCGACAAGGTCCCAAAGGAATCATACATCGGCAAGGGTTATTACATGCCATCCAACGAAGATGCCGACGTGATCAGATCAAAGAGAAGCACaaaggagagaaaatttcCGAGGTATGAGAGACTCGACGAGGATGGTAACGTCATCCTCGAATGGGATCCTACCGACGAGGAGACGATCACGTTCAGGATAACTGCGAGAACCTTGGGTTACGTTGGAATTGGATTCAACGAGAAGAGTCACATGAAGGGAGCGGACATTCTTCTCGCTTGGGTAGACGATCACACTAGAGCTGTCAATCTTCTG GATTCGCACGGTATCGAGGAGTCGAATGCAGCACCAGTTACGGACACTTCTCAAGATGTCCATGTTCTCGAGGGTTTTCAAAATGAAACTCATACGAGCGTAACTTTCATTAGAAATTGGCAAACTTGCGATCCGCAGGATCATCGGCTTAcg ggCGATACCGTAAGAGTTTTATGGGCTTTACACCAAAGCGATCCCGAATTGAATACGGCGATTTGGCATGGTGACAAACGTGGTGGAAGAGCGTTACGACTCAGGACTCCATCGCCTCATGCTCCACCTCAGGAAATGCAAGATATAAGGCATTGGGATGTGAAATTAAATCAG TTTACGGTATCCGACACGATGGATACCGTTTATTGGTGCAAAATTTTTAAGGCGCCTTCTTTAACCAAAAAGCATCATATGATCGGG TATACGCCTCTGGTGGAGAAAGCAAACGAAGACTTGGTACATCACGTGATAGTGTATGAGTGTGCTTCAACTTCACCGATTCTCGGTCAGCATGCTAGAATCGCTGGTGCACCTTGTTACAGTCCCACGATGCCACGTGAATGGGAATCCTGTTTGCAGCCTGTCTTGGCCTGGGCCCGTGGTAGCAGag gagAATGGCTTCCAGATCACGTGGGAATTCCTATAGCCGAACACCAAGAAGGTTCTTATTATATGTTGGAAgtacattataataatcctGGGTTAAAGAAAGTAATAGATAGTAGTGGAGTTAGAATTCACTTAACACCAAAACTCCGCGCTCAAGAAGCAGGAATTCTTGTTGCTGGTGTAGCAGTCAGTCCACTTCATTTGGTACCTCCGAGACAGAAGGAATATGCTACGGCTGGATATTGTACGCCACATTGCACGAACACg aTGTTTCCCGAAGACGGTGTAAACGTTGTATCAGTAGTACTCCATTCTCATCTGGCTGGACGTCGTTTGAGTTTGAAGCATATtcgtaaaggaaaagaacttCCTCGAATAGTACAGGACAATCATTTTGATTTCGACTACCAACAATCGCATACCTTGGAGAAGGAAGTGAAAATTTTACCAGGTGATGAATTGGTTGCTGAATGCGTTTACAGAACGTTGGACAGGACAAGGCCTACGCTAGGAGGATATGCAGCGTCGCAAGAAATGTGTTTAGCATTCGTTGTACATTATCCGAGAACACCGTTAGCAGCTTGCTATAGTATGACACCTGTGAAAGATCTTTTCAAAACCCTTGCCGTATATAGCTTCAAAGGTGTCACTATGGATCATTTGGAAAAACTTTTTCTAACAACCgg agcTGATCCAGTGAGTTTACCTTTTACGGCCAGACAACAGCTTCCGGTTTATCCTGCGACGAGACCTAGCGAGCAAATCGACGAGGATATTATCAGAGAAGCAGAGTCGGCATTGAAAGCAATGAGAGATTATTCGGAGGAACGTGAAAGTGATAACGTCTTTGCCCGACTTATTATCGAAGAACCAGAAGAATTTCGag gTCGAACTTTAGCAGAACATATACTCGCTTTACCTTGGACAGAAGAACTTCTTGCCAGATCGATTGAAAAAAGTCTTTATCATGGTAGACACATGACATTTTGTAGAAAAAGGGACGACAAATTGGCACTG cCGGCAAATATTCAAACATTCCCGAATTTTACGGCATTACCGGAACAGAACGAAACTGTCTGTAGCGAGCTCAGAATTGCTACATCCGATTCATCCAATATCAGTTCAAATTTCTTCATTACGTTAATTACTGTTATAAGTATTAgaacatttgttttttaa
- the LOC124427711 gene encoding zinc finger-containing ubiquitin peptidase 1-like isoform X1, whose translation MATNKPPEMNYTCEICGSEGLNDEEMRSHMVLYHLQGAANCPFCDLDEISPAEMLVHVNSAHLDYLTPSTPENDMLAFIDDDSTMEDHRHDECRGPSPSMSLRPPYLQNGWAGSHSSRMQQQQLQQQQNSKTRKLDAPAASPNVNNNNNNNDNSNANSVLEGSAGHGSPLRSGLNLQLRSHASPKLAVQECPMCPYSSDSPLRLEEHINRQHFDLTSPSFPPSSPPTKDGVFNCPLCVTSFPNSSDLELHVNIEHKDILSPANGTALQSDLATIGSDTPPCPVCLSTSFKNNDDLTLHIEEHFNKKNTPSPITPDLSTDRMLAKDMERREKEVRKLREQREFEMLRAQYGMDNQGNFREQSVTNMQRAVLAGEMTVADFYERQTGLTVAESSGIDDSSSCTRGLVPKIRAVSQTCSNVVNTWMCSTVDHYASTYGDKGWGCGYRNMQMLISSLLQHTGYNELVYKAWSSGLDSGSTTDNPLRSSMPSISRLQKMIEWAWAQGFDIQGAEQLGGKLMNTRKWIGATEVVTLLSSLRIKCQLVDFHRPTSVDGGHPEMFNWVLQYFQRYDDFKPPLYLQHQGHSRTIMGVERLRDGSITMLVLDPSHSPSQMAQFNSTSSAPGAMRLVRKSTAAMKARQYQVVAVTGIMDTEEQYQQSKVLRSMRVPQDR comes from the exons ATGGCTACGAACAAACCACCGGAGATGAATTACACGTGCGAGATCTGTGGATCGGAAGGTCTCAACGACGAAGAAATGAGATCTCACATGGTTCTTTATCATCTACAAGGAGCTGCCAATTGTCCATTCTGTGATCTCGACGAAATCTCACCGGCGGAAATGTTAGTTCACGTGAATAGCGCTCATTTGGATTACTTAACACCAAG taCTCCAGAAAACGATATGCTGGCCTTTATCGATGATGACTCTACAATGGAGGATCATAGACATGACGAATGCCGTGGTCCTTCTCCGTCTATGTCTCTTAGGCCACCGTATCTTCAAAATGGTTGGGCTGGCTCTCACAGTTCTCGTATgcagcaacaacaattacagcaACAACAGAATTCTAAAACCCGTAAACTAGATGCACCAGCTGCCAGTCCCAatgtaaacaataacaataacaacaacgacaacagcAATGCTAATAGCG TATTGGAAGGTTCGGCAGGCCATGGATCTCCATTGCGCTCTGGCCTAAATCTTCAATTACGCTCACATGCTTCTCCTAAATTAGCTGTTCAGGAATGTCCAATGTGTCCATATAGTTCAGACAGTCCATTAAGACTGGAAGAACATATCAATCGACAACATTTTGATCTCACTTCTCCATCTTTTCCACCTTCGTCACCTCCAACTAAAGATGGAGTCTTCAACTGCCCTTTATGTGTAACATCGTTTCCTAATTCCTCTGATCTTGAATTACATGTTAATATTGAACACAAAGATATACTCAG tcCTGCAAATGGAACAGCATTACAATCTGATCTGGCTACTATTGGTAGTGATACACCTCCCTGTCCAGTTTGTCTCAGTAcatcgtttaaaaataatgacgaccTAACGTTACACATCGAAGaacattttaacaaaaaaaatactcCATCTCCCATAACACCAGATCTTTCAACAGATAGAATGTTGGCAAAAGATATGGAAAGgcgagaaaaagaagttaGAAAATTACGTGAACAACGTGAATTTGAAATGTTGCGAGCACAATATGGAATGGACAATCAGGGTAATTTCAGAGAGCAAAGTGTAACTAATATGCAACGTGCCGTCCTTGCGGGCGAAATGACGGTAGCAGATTTTTATGAAAGACAAACAGGGTTAACGGTTGCTGAAAGCAGTGGTATCGATGATAGCAGTTCTTGTACACGTG GGCTGGTTCCCAAGATAAGAGCTGTTAGTCAAACATGCAGTAATGTAGTAAATACATGGATGTGTTCTACAGTGGATCATTATGCTTCTACTTACGGAGACAAAGGCTGGGGCTGTGGTTATAGGAATATGCAAATGTTGATTTCATCTCTTTTACAGCATACTGGATACAATGAGTTAGTGTACAAAGCTTGGAGTTCTGGCCTTGATAGTGGAAGTACCACTGACAATCCTTTGCGTAGTTCTATGCCCTCCATATCTAGGCTCCAGAAAATGATAGAATGGGCTTGGGCTCAAGGTTTTGATATTCAAGGTGCTGAGCAACTTGGTGGAAAACTTATGAACACTAGGAAATGGATTGGTGCTACGGAAGTCGTAACTTTGTTATCCAGTTTAAGAATAAA ATGTCAGCTAGTAGACTTCCATAGACCCACCAGTGTTGATGGAGGACATCCTGAAATGTTTAATTGGGTGTTACAATATTTCCAGAGATATGACGATTTTAAACCACCACTTTATTTGCAACATCAAG gcCATAGCAGAACAATAATGGGTGTAGAACGATTAAGAGATGGTTCTATAACTATGTTAGTATTAGATCCAAGTCATAGTCCATCACAAATGGCACAATTTAATAGTACGAGCAGTGCACCTGGTGCAATGCGACTTGTACGTAAATCAACTGCTGCGATGAAAGCTAGACAGTATCAAGTAGTTGCTGTAACTGGAATTATGGATACAGAAGAACAGTACCAA CAAAGTAAAGTATTACGTTCCATGCGTGTTCCACAAGATAGGTGA